Proteins co-encoded in one Methanobrevibacter gottschalkii DSM 11977 genomic window:
- a CDS encoding V4R domain-containing protein: protein MSEQKPIQIFSDSTELRVNVVKSPVKLTILEMLRDRDMEFDEIVINTGKSKSTVSVHLKNLRENGIISYRMHPIDNRKKIFYLNSKYLGSVNFSEPKELEETQSDYLIRNIVEGDGQFSTLLFHTLKAMLIQEGINIDPILKSTGNQIGKSIFYKLYNEDLDIFMDNLSKFWEKKGLGRLTFEIGQIIKIIIYDCFECELLPKTGKPACFLDTGIMEGLFTEFFKLPVSVIETQCYTMGDGKCVFEVEPQSIKLTNHL from the coding sequence ATGAGCGAACAAAAACCAATACAAATATTTTCTGATTCAACAGAATTGCGTGTTAATGTAGTAAAAAGTCCCGTCAAACTCACAATTTTAGAGATGCTAAGAGATCGAGATATGGAATTTGATGAAATAGTGATTAATACTGGCAAATCAAAATCTACAGTTTCAGTGCATTTAAAAAACTTAAGAGAAAATGGAATTATATCATATAGGATGCATCCTATTGACAATCGAAAAAAAATATTTTATTTAAATTCTAAATATCTTGGTTCTGTAAACTTTTCTGAACCAAAAGAACTTGAAGAAACCCAGTCTGATTATTTGATAAGGAATATTGTTGAAGGTGATGGACAGTTTTCAACATTATTATTCCATACTTTAAAAGCAATGCTTATTCAAGAAGGAATTAATATTGATCCTATTTTAAAATCAACTGGCAATCAAATTGGCAAATCTATCTTTTATAAATTGTATAATGAAGATCTAGATATCTTTATGGATAATTTATCTAAATTTTGGGAGAAAAAAGGATTAGGTAGATTAACTTTTGAAATAGGTCAGATAATTAAAATTATAATTTATGATTGTTTTGAATGTGAATTACTTCCAAAAACAGGAAAACCTGCCTGTTTTTTAGATACAGGTATCATGGAAGGTTTATTCACAGAATTCTTCAAACTACCGGTCAGTGTTATAGAAACACAATGTTATACAATGGGTGATGGAAAGTGTGTCTTTGAAGTTGAACCTCAAAGCATAAAACTTACTAATCATCTTTAA
- the cobI gene encoding precorrin-2 C(20)-methyltransferase, with protein sequence MVKKGKLIGIGVGPGDTELLTLKAAKVLEKVPVIFSPKSAKEKESIALSIVRPILKERKDYKKIMIVEPIFPMIEDKKELEKIWDSASELVAQYLNTGRDVAFITLGDTSIFSTYSYLQKRLMDRYEIETIPGITSFTACAAAKNEALVEQNDILTIVPKIDSRIENILEYTDSIVLMKASRNSTKLELKIKNDKREKEIYSVQNCTRENEKIIEGFSHEKPYLTTSIIKFKDD encoded by the coding sequence ATGGTTAAAAAAGGAAAATTGATTGGAATTGGTGTTGGACCTGGAGATACTGAATTATTAACATTGAAAGCTGCAAAAGTATTAGAAAAAGTCCCAGTTATTTTTTCACCAAAATCTGCAAAAGAAAAAGAAAGCATTGCATTATCAATCGTGAGGCCTATTCTTAAAGAAAGAAAAGATTATAAAAAAATAATGATTGTTGAACCTATTTTTCCTATGATTGAAGATAAAAAAGAACTTGAAAAAATATGGGATAGTGCATCTGAATTAGTTGCACAATATCTTAATACAGGAAGAGATGTTGCATTCATTACACTTGGAGACACATCAATATTCAGTACTTATTCCTATTTGCAAAAAAGATTAATGGATAGATATGAGATAGAAACTATTCCCGGGATTACATCATTTACTGCGTGTGCCGCTGCTAAAAACGAAGCATTAGTAGAACAAAATGATATTTTAACTATTGTTCCAAAAATTGACAGCAGAATAGAAAATATTTTAGAATATACTGATTCCATTGTTCTTATGAAAGCTTCAAGAAACTCAACAAAACTTGAATTAAAAATAAAAAATGATAAAAGAGAAAAAGAAATTTATTCCGTGCAAAACTGTACTCGTGAAAATGAAAAAATAATTGAAGGATTTTCTCACGAAAAACCTTACCTTACAACATCGATCATAAAGTTTAAAGATGATTAG
- a CDS encoding molybdopterin molybdotransferase MoeA, with amino-acid sequence MFLSKLDSLANAIKLVKDNQKFTEVEEVPISEAHKRVLAEDIMAFHDSPPFDKSSMDGYAVIAENTFGASQSAPKKFKIIDAIGAGDFSSKIVNSNEAIIIATGAPIPDGANAVLMKEYTTSDEDDLTIYSQVTPGENISPKSEDIEKGQKVLCKNTFIRYQEMGLIASAGYDTVKVFKKPRVKIIITGNELVEPTKEEIDKAKIINSNQFTTKAMVEDSGAIAEITHAGDTFGEVREAILEASLEFDVIITTGGTAISKGDVVLDALADLGEILFHGVAVRPGKPVGAGIVNGKMIFTLSGQPVASMSQFDMVVRKYLFEMQGRPFEFHLQKRVSELKVPSQLGRTDFIRAVADDECAKHVLNRGSGIIRSMVEANSYIIIDENDEGYQKDDIVDVVFFDSLLW; translated from the coding sequence ATGTTTTTATCTAAATTAGATTCTCTAGCAAATGCTATAAAACTTGTCAAGGATAATCAAAAGTTCACTGAAGTTGAAGAGGTACCAATTTCTGAAGCACATAAAAGGGTTTTAGCTGAAGATATTATGGCATTTCATGATTCACCACCTTTTGATAAATCTTCAATGGATGGATATGCGGTAATTGCTGAAAATACGTTTGGAGCATCACAATCTGCCCCTAAAAAATTTAAAATCATTGATGCAATAGGCGCTGGGGATTTTTCATCTAAAATAGTTAATAGTAATGAAGCTATTATTATTGCTACTGGTGCTCCAATTCCTGACGGAGCTAATGCTGTTTTAATGAAGGAATATACTACTTCTGATGAGGATGATTTAACAATTTATTCTCAAGTAACTCCTGGTGAAAATATAAGTCCAAAATCTGAAGATATCGAAAAAGGTCAAAAAGTATTGTGTAAAAATACTTTTATAAGATATCAGGAAATGGGTTTAATAGCTTCTGCAGGATATGATACAGTTAAAGTATTTAAAAAACCTAGGGTTAAAATTATTATCACTGGTAATGAATTGGTAGAACCTACAAAAGAAGAGATTGATAAAGCTAAAATTATTAATTCAAACCAATTCACTACAAAAGCAATGGTTGAAGATTCAGGTGCTATTGCTGAAATTACTCATGCTGGAGATACTTTTGGCGAAGTAAGGGAAGCTATTTTGGAAGCTTCTTTGGAGTTTGATGTAATTATAACTACTGGTGGAACAGCAATCAGTAAAGGAGATGTTGTTTTAGATGCATTAGCTGACTTAGGGGAAATATTATTCCATGGTGTAGCTGTAAGGCCGGGTAAACCTGTAGGTGCGGGTATTGTTAATGGAAAAATGATATTTACACTTTCCGGACAACCAGTAGCATCCATGAGTCAATTTGATATGGTTGTGAGAAAATACTTATTTGAAATGCAGGGCAGACCTTTTGAATTCCATCTTCAAAAAAGAGTATCTGAGCTGAAAGTACCTTCTCAGCTTGGTAGAACAGATTTTATACGTGCAGTTGCAGATGATGAATGTGCAAAACATGTCTTGAATAGGGGTTCGGGTATTATTAGGTCAATGGTTGAGGCGAATAGCTATATCATAATTGATGAAAATGATGAAGGATATCAAAAGGATGATATAGTTGATGTAGTTTTCTTTGATTCACTGCTTTGGTAA
- a CDS encoding FprA family A-type flavoprotein: MKANAQKIADGVYWIGVLDWDLRTYHGYTLDGTTYNAYIVFGEDEVAIIDNAYPGKTKEMMARIDDAFAQEGRDVKVDYIVQNHVEKDHSGVLVDLHKKFPEAPIYCTEIAVKGLLKHYPALEGAEFVTVGTGDSLDVGGRTLAFLDAFLLHWPDSMFTLLADETGILFPNDAFGQHLCFTKRFSDEIPENVLMDAAQKFYANLITPLSKLVLKKLNEVVELGLLDSIKMIAPSHGQIWTDPMQVIGAYQNWATGVCEDKITIIYDTMHYSTQQMAHEIAEGAISEGYDVEIFYLHEDERSEIVKSILTSKGVAIGDPTINDAPYPSIGDIMYYLKGLLFNRTGIERKAVTFGSMGGKGGSPAKLAEELGNCGFDVVDSQEIYFVPTADEENASFDLGVKLAKACKEL, translated from the coding sequence ATGAAAGCTAATGCTCAAAAAATAGCTGATGGAGTATACTGGATTGGTGTACTCGACTGGGATTTAAGAACTTACCATGGTTACACATTAGATGGAACCACTTATAATGCATACATAGTGTTTGGAGAAGACGAAGTAGCAATTATTGATAATGCTTACCCTGGAAAAACTAAAGAAATGATGGCGCGTATTGACGATGCTTTTGCACAAGAAGGAAGAGATGTTAAAGTTGACTACATCGTCCAGAACCATGTTGAAAAAGACCATTCTGGAGTTTTAGTAGATTTACACAAAAAATTCCCAGAAGCACCTATTTACTGTACCGAAATTGCAGTTAAAGGTCTTTTAAAACATTACCCTGCACTTGAAGGTGCAGAATTCGTCACTGTAGGAACTGGTGACTCCTTAGATGTTGGTGGAAGAACTTTAGCATTCTTAGATGCATTCTTACTACATTGGCCAGACAGTATGTTCACTTTACTCGCTGATGAAACTGGAATTTTATTCCCTAATGATGCATTTGGTCAACACTTATGTTTCACAAAAAGATTCTCTGACGAAATTCCAGAAAATGTCTTAATGGATGCAGCACAAAAATTCTACGCAAACTTAATTACACCGCTTTCCAAATTAGTACTTAAAAAATTAAACGAAGTTGTTGAATTAGGTTTACTCGATTCCATTAAAATGATTGCACCATCTCATGGCCAAATTTGGACTGACCCGATGCAAGTAATCGGAGCTTACCAGAATTGGGCCACTGGTGTGTGTGAAGATAAAATTACTATCATTTATGACACTATGCACTATTCAACCCAACAAATGGCTCATGAAATTGCTGAAGGTGCAATATCTGAAGGTTACGATGTAGAAATATTCTACTTACATGAAGATGAAAGGTCTGAAATCGTGAAAAGTATTTTAACCAGTAAAGGTGTTGCAATTGGTGATCCTACAATTAACGATGCGCCATATCCAAGTATTGGAGACATCATGTACTACTTAAAAGGACTTTTATTCAACAGAACAGGTATAGAAAGAAAAGCTGTTACTTTCGGTTCAATGGGTGGAAAAGGAGGATCTCCTGCAAAACTCGCTGAAGAATTAGGTAACTGCGGATTTGATGTTGTAGACAGTCAAGAAATTTATTTCGTGCCAACTGCTGATGAAGAAAATGCAAGCTTTGATTTAGGTGTAAAATTAGCCAAAGCATGTAAAGAGTTATAA
- the ileS gene encoding isoleucine--tRNA ligase, with amino-acid sequence MPIHEAEKSYEHDKIEKKVQKFWKEEDTFKKVNELREKGPKYSFLDGPPYCSGKIHLGTAWNKVIKDSYLRFKSMNGFGLRRQAGWDMHGLPIENKVEHLMGIQSKQEIEEDIGIAAFVDKCREFAIENKIAMEQEFDQLGVWMDWDNPYMTLDPKYMESSWWTLKRANEQDLLVNDQRVISWCPHCGTALAAAEIEYEEKADPSIYIKFPVRGEENTYFLVWTTTPWTLPANMAICANPEFDYVYVSKDGETYILAENLIEEVLGKQVKIHRTEISDDSEDGENQIIEEKEIMYEIIKTVKGEDLIGMSYDYILADEVPIHDKFDEIDAVHTVLEGNHVELGEGTGLVHTAPGHGPDDFEVGQANNIPIFCPVGEDGCFTEEAGKYNAKFTKDENSQIIKDLEDKGLMYKSETIEHRYGVCWRCKTPIIYRATKQWFLKVTDIKQKMLDEIGRVEWVPKWAGEGRFYDWVDNARDWTISRQRYWGIPIPIWECPDCGELKVIGSLNELKEESLNDINVSDAELIHRPYVDEVEVKCDKCGKVIKRIPDVLDVWIDSGVAGWASLYYPEEKEKFEEWYPYDFITEGHDQTRGWFYSQLGTGVISMGKSPYKKVLMHGFVLDEHGNKMSKSLGNVVSPEEVIEKYGADVLRFYLLWASKPWDDLKFVWDELLNINKMFNILWNVYVFSTTYMSLDNFNPIGLTEKDMILRAEDKWIISKANTLVKEVTEDLDKLFFHKATRKINNFILEDLSRWYVRLIRGRTWVESDDPDKLGAYYSLYTALVKLISVLCPIAPHVSEEIYENLVKGVNPDALESIHMNDWGYDDDAIDTELESKMDVVRNVIDASIRARDIAQYKLRWPVSDITVVSQDENILKAIEELTDIIKDQSNTKDVLCASEFEKLSFNAKPNLKTLGPRLKGDMGKVMKALKESDGNQIKEDIEANGSITVEGHELSNGDVLFDSELPDDFVSSEFEGGNVFVNTNVTLEIKQEAMARELIRRIQDMRKDLDLDVEANINVDVETSDEFKELIVPQSEVISHEVRAKSLIISTSEECSKYSKDYTKEWDIEGEKVIISIKN; translated from the coding sequence ATGCCAATACATGAGGCAGAAAAATCATATGAGCATGATAAAATAGAAAAGAAAGTACAAAAATTCTGGAAAGAAGAAGATACTTTTAAAAAAGTTAATGAACTTAGAGAAAAAGGTCCTAAGTACTCATTTTTAGATGGACCACCTTACTGTAGTGGTAAAATCCACTTAGGTACAGCCTGGAACAAAGTTATTAAAGATTCGTACCTTAGATTCAAATCAATGAATGGATTTGGCTTAAGACGCCAAGCAGGATGGGATATGCATGGTCTTCCTATTGAAAATAAAGTAGAACATTTAATGGGCATTCAAAGCAAACAAGAAATTGAAGAGGATATTGGAATAGCTGCTTTTGTTGACAAATGTAGGGAATTTGCAATTGAAAATAAAATAGCAATGGAACAAGAATTCGATCAATTAGGTGTTTGGATGGATTGGGATAATCCATACATGACACTTGATCCTAAATATATGGAATCTTCTTGGTGGACACTTAAAAGGGCAAATGAACAAGATTTACTTGTAAATGACCAAAGAGTAATCAGTTGGTGTCCTCATTGCGGAACTGCACTTGCAGCTGCTGAAATTGAATATGAAGAAAAAGCTGATCCTTCTATTTATATTAAATTCCCTGTAAGGGGAGAAGAAAATACTTATTTTCTCGTTTGGACAACTACTCCATGGACTTTACCTGCAAATATGGCAATTTGTGCAAATCCGGAATTTGATTATGTTTATGTTTCAAAAGATGGTGAAACTTACATTTTAGCTGAAAACCTAATTGAGGAAGTATTAGGTAAACAAGTTAAAATTCATAGAACTGAAATTTCTGATGATTCTGAAGATGGTGAAAATCAAATTATCGAAGAAAAAGAAATCATGTATGAAATTATTAAAACAGTTAAGGGTGAAGACTTGATTGGCATGAGTTATGACTATATTTTAGCTGATGAAGTTCCTATACATGATAAATTTGACGAAATTGATGCTGTTCACACTGTTCTGGAAGGCAATCATGTTGAACTAGGTGAAGGTACTGGATTAGTACATACTGCACCTGGGCATGGTCCAGATGATTTTGAAGTAGGTCAAGCTAATAATATTCCTATTTTTTGTCCGGTAGGTGAAGATGGATGTTTCACTGAAGAAGCAGGAAAATATAATGCTAAATTTACTAAGGATGAAAATTCACAAATCATCAAAGATTTGGAAGATAAAGGATTAATGTACAAATCAGAAACAATTGAACACAGATATGGTGTATGTTGGAGATGTAAAACTCCTATTATCTATCGTGCTACTAAACAATGGTTTTTAAAAGTAACTGATATCAAACAAAAAATGTTAGATGAAATTGGTCGTGTTGAATGGGTACCAAAATGGGCTGGTGAAGGTCGATTCTACGATTGGGTAGATAATGCTCGGGACTGGACAATTTCAAGACAAAGGTACTGGGGTATTCCAATTCCTATATGGGAATGTCCTGACTGTGGGGAATTAAAAGTAATTGGTTCTCTTAATGAATTAAAAGAAGAATCATTAAATGATATTAATGTTTCTGATGCTGAACTTATACATAGGCCGTATGTCGATGAAGTTGAAGTAAAATGTGATAAATGTGGAAAAGTTATTAAGAGAATTCCTGATGTGTTGGATGTATGGATTGATTCAGGTGTAGCTGGCTGGGCTTCACTTTACTATCCAGAAGAAAAAGAAAAATTCGAAGAATGGTATCCTTATGACTTTATAACTGAAGGACATGATCAAACCAGAGGATGGTTCTACTCCCAATTAGGTACTGGAGTAATTTCCATGGGTAAAAGCCCATATAAAAAAGTATTAATGCATGGATTTGTATTGGATGAACACGGAAATAAAATGTCTAAATCATTAGGTAATGTAGTATCTCCTGAAGAAGTAATTGAAAAATATGGGGCTGATGTTTTAAGATTTTACCTGTTATGGGCTTCAAAACCATGGGATGATTTAAAATTTGTTTGGGATGAACTTTTAAACATTAATAAAATGTTTAACATCTTATGGAATGTTTATGTATTTTCAACTACTTACATGTCATTAGATAACTTTAACCCTATTGGATTAACTGAAAAAGACATGATTCTAAGAGCTGAAGATAAATGGATTATCTCTAAAGCGAATACTTTAGTCAAAGAAGTAACTGAGGATTTGGATAAATTATTCTTCCATAAGGCAACAAGAAAAATCAATAACTTTATTCTGGAAGATTTAAGCCGTTGGTATGTAAGACTTATTCGTGGAAGAACTTGGGTTGAGAGTGATGATCCTGATAAATTAGGTGCTTATTATAGTTTATACACAGCACTTGTCAAATTAATTTCAGTATTATGTCCAATAGCTCCTCATGTATCTGAAGAGATTTATGAAAACCTAGTAAAAGGTGTTAATCCTGATGCACTTGAAAGTATTCACATGAATGATTGGGGATACGATGATGATGCAATTGACACAGAACTCGAATCAAAAATGGATGTTGTCCGTAATGTAATTGATGCATCTATTAGAGCTCGTGATATTGCACAATACAAACTCAGATGGCCGGTTTCAGATATTACTGTTGTATCTCAAGATGAAAATATCTTAAAAGCTATTGAAGAATTAACTGATATTATTAAAGACCAGTCAAATACAAAAGATGTACTTTGTGCTAGTGAATTCGAAAAATTATCATTTAATGCTAAACCTAACCTCAAAACTTTAGGTCCAAGACTTAAAGGAGACATGGGTAAAGTAATGAAAGCATTAAAAGAGAGTGATGGAAATCAAATAAAAGAGGATATTGAAGCAAATGGAAGTATTACTGTAGAAGGTCATGAATTATCAAATGGAGATGTATTATTCGATTCAGAACTTCCAGATGATTTTGTTTCGTCAGAATTTGAAGGTGGAAATGTCTTTGTAAATACTAATGTTACTTTAGAAATTAAACAAGAAGCTATGGCCCGTGAATTAATAAGAAGAATTCAGGACATGAGAAAAGATTTAGATTTGGATGTTGAGGCAAATATTAATGTTGATGTTGAAACTTCAGATGAATTTAAAGAATTAATTGTACCTCAATCTGAAGTTATTTCTCATGAAGTTAGAGCTAAAAGTTTAATCATATCCACTAGTGAAGAATGTAGTAAATATTCTAAAGACTATACCAAAGAATGGGATATTGAAGGAGAAAAAGTAATTATTTCAATTAAAAATTAA
- a CDS encoding site-2 protease family protein, translating into MNGIYYYLIAFVIIWMLVTIFHDKLSNHGFELNFPIIMWKTQKLKGLISKISNFSPTFWKWYMNVGIVVAFGAMILVTGSIISSIPSIFETPSVSILIPGVDIPGSQIYVPFIYGLIGLATVVIIHEFSHGIQSVCEKIPIKSMGLLLFFILPGAFVEPDEKSLKNSKNASKLRIYAAGSVANITLAVVALMLISLISIGIPHYFAEDGISIDRIVSDSPSEGILKEGMILQAIDNHKINDSESYVNIVKSFKPGDNVTVQTNQGSYSVVLSKNPNNDSVGFFGIQAAKHYVLLNDSLGPIPWILFELFELFNWVFILNLGIGLFNLLPLKPLDGGHMLETLLSYKFKEQLVKKFVNALSGVMAIIIVFSIIAGFL; encoded by the coding sequence ATGAATGGTATTTACTATTATTTGATAGCTTTTGTTATCATCTGGATGTTAGTCACAATATTTCATGATAAATTATCAAACCATGGGTTTGAGTTAAATTTTCCTATTATAATGTGGAAGACTCAAAAACTTAAGGGATTAATATCCAAAATTTCTAATTTTTCACCAACATTTTGGAAATGGTATATGAATGTTGGGATTGTTGTAGCATTTGGTGCTATGATTCTTGTTACCGGATCTATAATCTCGTCCATACCATCTATTTTTGAAACTCCTTCTGTTTCGATTTTAATTCCTGGTGTTGACATTCCAGGTTCTCAGATTTATGTTCCATTTATTTATGGTTTGATTGGTCTGGCAACTGTTGTTATAATTCATGAATTTTCTCATGGTATCCAGTCTGTTTGTGAAAAAATCCCAATCAAGTCTATGGGTTTATTGTTGTTTTTTATTCTTCCAGGGGCATTTGTCGAACCTGATGAAAAAAGTTTAAAAAATTCTAAAAATGCCTCAAAATTAAGAATATATGCTGCAGGCTCAGTTGCTAATATTACTTTAGCAGTAGTTGCTTTGATGTTAATATCTTTAATATCAATTGGTATTCCACATTACTTTGCAGAAGATGGGATTTCTATCGATAGGATTGTTTCTGATTCTCCTTCTGAGGGAATACTAAAAGAGGGTATGATTTTACAAGCTATTGATAATCATAAAATTAATGATTCTGAATCATATGTCAATATTGTTAAATCTTTTAAACCCGGGGATAATGTAACGGTTCAAACGAATCAAGGCAGTTATTCTGTAGTGTTAAGTAAAAATCCAAATAACGATTCTGTTGGATTTTTTGGAATTCAAGCAGCTAAGCATTATGTGTTATTAAATGATAGTTTAGGACCGATACCTTGGATATTATTTGAGCTATTTGAATTATTTAATTGGGTGTTTATCTTAAATCTTGGAATCGGATTGTTTAATCTACTTCCACTTAAACCATTAGATGGCGGGCATATGCTTGAAACACTCTTGTCTTATAAATTTAAAGAACAGTTAGTAAAAAAATTTGTAAATGCATTGTCCGGCGTTATGGCAATAATAATTGTATTCAGTATAATTGCTGGTTTTTTATAA
- the purL gene encoding phosphoribosylformylglycinamidine synthase subunit PurL, whose translation MTLADSEIEYIEGILGRKMNELEEGMLDVMFSEHCSYKSSRPFLRAFPTEGKNIILGPGDDAGLVSITDKYALAVGMESHNHPSAIEPYGGAGTGIGGILRDIISMGAMPIALLDSLRFGPLEDDKSRYLFEHVVKGISDYGNRVGIPTVAGEIEFDESFRTNPLVNVMCVGLVEKDKIVRAQAPNIGDVFLLMGGTTGRDGIHGVTFASEELTSDSETEDRPAVQVADPFTKKRVLEASLEILEKINVSGVKDLGGGGLTCCISELVDSSSNGALVDLRSIPLRETGMTPYEIMLSESQERMVFVIGPNDVELACQICDKHEISSSIVGEVIEGNNMIISDEGNEIANLPTILLADPPSINRPIVEISADTEKIDVKEPSILKSLPALLSSSNIASKEWVYKQYDHEVQVRTVVKPGDDAAVLRIDENTAIALTTDSNTIHTKLSPFDGAAGCVAEAIRNVISMGATPYAVVDCLNFGNPETPEILWQFKTAIEGMSLVAEKFDAPVISGNVSFYNETEGVKINPTPAVGVIGVEDIENIRTLDFKNEGDKIILIGKTYDELSGSEYHRTVHNIEKGTAPKIRIEEEVANGKTVLDLIGKDKDKNITAVHDVSAGGLAVALSEMVIKSGLGCEVTLRDDELDKIQLLYSESHARYLLTVKADAVDDILSKIDVEANVIGEVKGTSLFINGHEFKFEDLDDAYHGVIEQYMA comes from the coding sequence ATGACTTTAGCTGATTCTGAAATTGAATATATTGAAGGAATCCTTGGTAGGAAAATGAATGAATTGGAAGAGGGAATGCTTGATGTAATGTTTTCAGAACACTGTTCTTACAAAAGTAGCAGACCATTTTTAAGAGCTTTTCCGACCGAAGGAAAAAATATTATTTTAGGTCCCGGAGATGATGCGGGACTTGTATCTATTACTGATAAATATGCCCTGGCTGTAGGAATGGAATCTCACAATCACCCTTCAGCTATTGAACCTTATGGGGGTGCAGGAACTGGAATTGGAGGTATTCTAAGAGATATAATATCTATGGGTGCAATGCCAATAGCACTTTTGGATTCACTTAGATTTGGACCATTGGAAGATGATAAATCAAGATATTTATTTGAACATGTTGTTAAAGGAATTTCTGATTATGGGAATCGTGTAGGAATTCCAACTGTTGCCGGTGAAATCGAATTCGATGAATCATTTAGGACAAATCCTCTTGTAAATGTAATGTGTGTAGGACTTGTTGAAAAAGATAAGATTGTTCGTGCTCAAGCACCGAATATTGGTGATGTATTTCTTTTAATGGGAGGAACAACTGGTCGTGATGGAATTCACGGGGTTACATTTGCATCTGAAGAATTAACTTCGGATTCTGAAACAGAAGATAGGCCTGCTGTACAGGTGGCAGATCCGTTTACTAAAAAAAGAGTTTTAGAGGCATCATTAGAAATCTTGGAAAAAATCAATGTTAGTGGTGTGAAAGATTTAGGTGGTGGTGGTCTTACCTGCTGTATTTCTGAACTTGTAGATTCATCCAGTAATGGTGCATTAGTAGATTTACGTTCAATTCCATTAAGGGAAACAGGAATGACTCCATATGAAATCATGCTTTCTGAATCACAAGAGAGGATGGTATTTGTTATTGGTCCTAATGATGTAGAACTTGCTTGTCAAATCTGTGATAAACATGAAATTTCATCTTCCATTGTTGGAGAAGTAATTGAAGGAAACAACATGATTATTTCGGATGAAGGGAACGAAATTGCTAACTTACCAACTATTCTTTTAGCAGATCCACCTTCAATCAATAGACCTATTGTAGAAATATCTGCAGATACTGAAAAAATTGATGTTAAAGAGCCTTCAATACTTAAATCACTCCCGGCATTATTATCCAGTTCAAACATTGCTTCAAAGGAATGGGTTTACAAACAGTATGATCATGAGGTTCAGGTAAGAACTGTTGTAAAACCTGGTGATGATGCAGCAGTTTTAAGAATTGATGAAAACACTGCAATTGCACTCACTACCGATTCAAATACAATTCATACTAAATTATCTCCATTTGATGGGGCGGCAGGTTGTGTTGCAGAAGCTATTAGAAATGTAATTTCAATGGGTGCAACTCCATACGCTGTTGTTGACTGTTTAAATTTCGGAAATCCTGAAACTCCAGAAATTTTATGGCAATTTAAAACAGCTATTGAAGGAATGAGTTTGGTTGCTGAAAAATTTGATGCTCCAGTTATTAGTGGAAACGTAAGCTTCTACAATGAAACTGAAGGTGTTAAAATTAATCCAACACCTGCTGTGGGTGTAATTGGTGTTGAGGATATTGAAAATATAAGAACATTGGACTTCAAAAATGAAGGAGATAAAATCATTTTAATAGGCAAAACCTATGATGAATTATCTGGTTCTGAATATCATAGAACTGTTCATAATATTGAAAAAGGAACTGCTCCAAAAATCAGAATTGAAGAAGAAGTTGCAAATGGTAAAACTGTTTTAGATTTGATAGGTAAGGATAAAGATAAAAACATTACTGCAGTACACGATGTGTCTGCTGGAGGACTTGCAGTAGCTTTATCTGAAATGGTTATTAAATCCGGACTTGGCTGTGAAGTGACTTTAAGAGATGATGAGTTAGATAAAATTCAATTGCTTTACTCTGAAAGTCATGCTAGATATCTTTTAACTGTAAAAGCTGATGCAGTTGATGATATTTTATCTAAAATTGATGTTGAAGCAAATGTCATTGGTGAAGTAAAAGGGACTTCATTATTCATTAATGGTCATGAATTTAAGTTTGAAGATTTAGATGATGCATATCATGGTGTTATTGAACAATATATGGCTTAA